A region of the Candidatus Paceibacterota bacterium genome:
GAGATCAAGCAGGTCGCCACCGTGTCCGCCAACTGGGACACCACCATCGGCGAGATCATTGCCGACGCCATGGACAAGGTTGGCAAGGACGGCACCATCACCGTCGAGGAAGCCAAGTCCATCGAGACCACGCTCGAAGTGGTTGAAGGCATGCAGTTCGACAAGGGCTATTTGTCTCCGTACTTCGTGACCAACGCCGAGACCATGGAAGCCAAGCTGGAAGACGCCTACATCCTGATCTTCGAGAAGAAGATCAGCAGCCTGAAGGACATGCTCCCGCTGCTGGAGAAAGTCGCCAAGGTTGGCAAACCGATGCTCATCATCGCTGAGGAAGTGGAGGGCGAAGCCCTGGCCACCCTGGTGGTGAATAAGCTGCGCGGCACGCTCAACATCGTGGCCGTCAAGGCCCCGGGCTTCGGCGACCGGCGCAAGGCCATGTGCGAAGACATCGCCATCCTCACCGGTGCCAAGTTCATCAGCGAAGACCTCGGCATCAAGCTGGAGGGCGTTGAACTCAGCGACCTCGGCAAGGCCAAGAGCATCGTGGTGGATAAGGAAAACACGACCATCGTGGAAGGTGCCGGCAAGAGCTCGGACATCCAGGGCCGCGTGAACCAGATTCGCCGGCAGATCGAGGAAACCACCTCGGATTACGACCGCGAGAAGCTTCAGGAACGCCTGGCGAAGCTCGCCGGTGGCGTGGCCGTCATCAACGTCGGCGCCGCAACCGAGACCGAGATGAAGGAGAAGAAGGCCCGCGTCGAGGACGCCCTGCACGCGACCCGCGCAGCCGTTGAAGAGGGCATCGTCCCTGGCGGCGGCGTGGCATTGATCCGCTGCCTGGACGCCATTGACAAGGTCAAGGGCGCCAACGAGGACGAGCGGATCGGCGTGGACATCGTCAAGAAGGCGATCGAGTTCCCGACCCGCGAGCTGGCTAACAACGCCGGCGAGGAAGGTTCGGTCGTTGTCGAGGAAGTCAAGAAGCGCAAGGGCAACGATGGTTACAACGTGGCGGACAACAGCTACGAAGACCTCGTCAAAGCCGGCGTAGTGGACCCGAAGAAGGTCACCCGCACCGCGCTGCAGAACGCCGCGTCCATCGCCGGCCTGCTCCTGACGACGGAATGTCTCATCACTGAGATTCCGGAGAAGGAGAAGAAGGCCCCGATGCCGGGCGGTCACGGCGGCATGGGCGGCGACATGGATTACTAAGCCCATCGCAGCCGCGGGCATGGCCGGATGGGCCGGAGGCCCGTACTGTTCCGCGGCGCTTGCGGGAGGAACCGTTGAATCGAGCGAGGCTGGCGCACGCCAGCCTCGCTTTTCGTTGAGAGCCGTTGGATCCTTGACCCGTGGGTTGAAATGGGCGAGATTGGCCCTGCAGCTTTTGGGGGCGTACTGGTTTCGACTTGGAAGATGCGCCAGAGGCGGCATGCCGAGGATGGTTCGTTGGCCTCGTTAATCATCGGACCGAACATTAATTGCTAACGAAGAATTAGCTCTCGCGGCCTAAGTGCCACGACGTTCGCCGGCGGACACCTGCTGCGCCGGACGAACGCCACAGCAGGTTAGGCCAGTCGCGGCGTCCGCGCGCGCCTGGTTGAAGCTCTTACCCTGCGGGCTAGGCTGGGCGACTCGGTGTCAGGCCGCAATCGCCTGGTAGAAAACTCTCTCCTGACTAAGCATGTAGTCGCGGCTGGCAAGTTTGCCAAGGACGCGGGTTCAACTCCCGCCGCCTCCACCATTTGCGGGAGGCGGGCCTGTCAAACGCTGCCAAAACCACCCGTTGACGGCTGAGGAACAAATGTTCTGAGGTTTCCTACAGTTTACCGAAGAACCTCGCAGCGGTGGCACACGTGGCAGCGCTCAGCTCTTCGAGCGAACAGCCCTTGACCTGGGCGGCGACTTCGGCGGTCTCCTTCACGTAGGCCGGCTCGCAGCGTTTC
Encoded here:
- the groL gene encoding chaperonin GroEL (60 kDa chaperone family; promotes refolding of misfolded polypeptides especially under stressful conditions; forms two stacked rings of heptamers to form a barrel-shaped 14mer; ends can be capped by GroES; misfolded proteins enter the barrel where they are refolded when GroES binds), encoding EIKQVATVSANWDTTIGEIIADAMDKVGKDGTITVEEAKSIETTLEVVEGMQFDKGYLSPYFVTNAETMEAKLEDAYILIFEKKISSLKDMLPLLEKVAKVGKPMLIIAEEVEGEALATLVVNKLRGTLNIVAVKAPGFGDRRKAMCEDIAILTGAKFISEDLGIKLEGVELSDLGKAKSIVVDKENTTIVEGAGKSSDIQGRVNQIRRQIEETTSDYDREKLQERLAKLAGGVAVINVGAATETEMKEKKARVEDALHATRAAVEEGIVPGGGVALIRCLDAIDKVKGANEDERIGVDIVKKAIEFPTRELANNAGEEGSVVVEEVKKRKGNDGYNVADNSYEDLVKAGVVDPKKVTRTALQNAASIAGLLLTTECLITEIPEKEKKAPMPGGHGGMGGDMDY